Genomic segment of Oncorhynchus tshawytscha isolate Ot180627B linkage group LG28, Otsh_v2.0, whole genome shotgun sequence:
AGGAAGCAGCCAGTTGGTTGTGTGAGGAAGCAGCCAGTTGGTTGTGTGAGGAAGCAGCCAATTGGTTGTGTGAGGAAGTAGTCAGTTGGTTGTGTGAGGAAGCAGTCAGATGGTTGTGTGAGGAAGCAGTCAGTTGGTTGTGTCAGGAAGCAGCCAGTTGTCTGTGAGGAAGCAGCCAGTTGGTTGTGTGAGGAAGCAGCCAGTTGGTTGTGTGAGGAAGCAGCCAGTTGGTTGTGTGAGGAAGCAGTCAGTTGGTTGTGTCAGGAAGCAGCCAGTTGGTTGTGTGAGGAAGCAGCCAGTTGGTTGTGTGTGAGGAAGCAGCCAGTTGGTTATGTGAGGAAGCAGTCAGTTGGTTGTGTGAGGAAGCAGTCAGTTGGTTGTGTGAGGAAGCAGCCAGTTGGTTGTGTGAGGAAGCAGCCAGTTGGTTGTGTGTGGAAGCAGCCAGTTGGTTGTGTGTGAGGAAGCAGCCAGTTGGTTGGTTGTGTGAGGAAGCAGCCAGTTGGTTGTGTGAGGAAGCAGCCAGTTGGTTGTGTGAGGAAGCAGTCAGTTGGTTGTGTGAGGAAGCAGTCAGTTGGTTGTGTGAGGAAGCAGCCAGTTGGTTGTGTGAGGAAGCAGCCAGTTGGTTGTGTGTGAGGAAGCAGGCAGTTGGTTGTGTGAGGAAGCAGCCAGTTGGTTGTGTGAGGAAGCAGCCAGTTGGTTGTGTGTGAGGAAGCAGGCAGTTGGTTGTGTGAGGAAGCAGCCAGTTGGTTGTGTGAGGAAGCAGCCAGTTGGTTGTGTGAGGAAGCAGTCAGTTGGTTATGTGAGGAAGCAGCCGGTTGGTTGTGTGAGGAAGCAGCCGGTTGGTTGGTGTGTGAGGAAGCAGCCGGTTGGTTGTGTGAGGAAGCAACCGGTTGATTGTGTGAGGAAGCAGCCAGTTGGTTGTGTGAGGAAGCAGCCAGTTGGTTGTGTGAGGAAGCAGCCAGTTGGTTATGTGAGGAAGCAGCCAGTTGGTTGTGTGAGGAAGCAGCCAGTTGGTTGTGTGAGGAAGCAGCCAGTTGGTTGTGTGAGGAAGCAGCCAATTGGTTGTGTGAGGAAGTAGTCAGTTGGTTGTGTGAGGAAGCAGTCAGTTGGTTGTGTGAGGAAGCAGTCAGATGGTTGTGTGAGGAAGCAGTCAGTTGGTTGTGTCAGGAAGCAGCCAGTTGTCTGTGAGGAAGCAGCCAGTTGGTTGTGTGAGGAAGCAGCCAGTTGGTTGTGTGAGGAAGCAGCCAGTTGGTTGTGTGAGGAAGCAGTCAGTTGGTTGTGTCAGGAAGCAGCCAGTTGGTTGTGTGAGGAAGCAGCCAGTTGGTTGTGTGTGAGGAAGCAGCCAGTTGGTTGTGTGAGGAAGCAGTCAGTTGGTTGTGTGAGGAAGCAGTCAGTTGGTTGTGTGAGGAAGCAGCCAGTTGGTTGTGTGTGAGGAAGCAGCCAGTTGGTTGTGTGAGGAAGCAGTCAGTTGGTTGTGTGAGGAAGCAGCCTTTTGGTTGTGTGAGGAAGCAGTCAGTTGGTTGTGTGAGGAAGCAGTCAGTTGGTTGTGTGAGGAAGCAGCCAGTTGGTTGTGTGTGAGGAAGCAGCCAGTTGGTTGTGTGAGGAAGCAGTCAGTTGGTTGTGTGAGGAAGCAGCCTTTTGGTTGTGTGTGAGGAAGCAGCCAGTTGTGTGTGACTGTCGACAAGCCCACCCCCTATtccccacaacacacacattcacatgcacgcactcacacacgcacacacacacacacgcacgcacacacacgcgcgcacacacgcgcacacactcacacgcacattCACACGCACATTCACACGcacattcacacgcacacacacacacgcacaaacacattcacacgtacgcacacattcacacacacgcacattcacacgtacgcacacacacattcacacgcatgcacacacacacacacacacacacacacacacacacacacacacacacgcacacattcacacgcacgcacacattcacacgcacgcacacattcacacgcacgcacacacacacacacacacacgcacgcacacattcacacgcacgcacacacacacgcacacacacagagacagacagccttGTCACTCAGCTCCTGCTGTGTTCGTTGACTTGAGGTATGTTTGTTTGAGTGGAtgtgagagacacacaggatTGATGTGATCTTACAAGCCATCAGGTTGAGCACAGCTTTCTCAAACATGACCTGAAGTGTGCCGGCCCCCAAGCAAACGCTGCTGTCACCTCAGCCAACCACGGCTGTCGTCTCCCTGAACAGCCAATGAGAGGTGACAGCTGTGGCATTCCCTAAACAAATCAGCACTGCATTTGGTAACACTCTGCGTAGCCTTCACCAAGACGAGAACTTTAGTGGGGGATGCTAATGCTccaaatactgtgtgtgtgtttgagtgtgtgtgtatattggcCTGTGTGTTGACCTGGGTGTTGTGTTGGCATGTGTGTCTGCGAGTGCAGTTTACATggctgtgtgtatttgtgagtgttTGTGTCACGATTCAATCCCCAATTCACACTGTAAGTGCGTCGGCATGGCAATGtccctttgttctctctctccctccctccctccctcttcctctctcttctccctccttcgttccgtctctcctgtgtgttttcCGCATGTCTTTAACCTGTGAACAGTCAAAGGGGACAGAGGGCTCTGTTGAGTTCTCCTCAAACCGTTACCTATTGATTAGCACCCCAGTAGGAAGGCCATCCATACACATAAAGATCCCAGTAAGAGAGGGCATTAACTGAATGAAATGCTATGCAGCACTGTAAAGCAGTTCAGCTCTGTTTTGTTGAAGAGTTGTGTGTAATCACTGGAGGTCAGTTAGTGGGGTGATAGGTTGGAAAGAAGCCAAATGGAGGAGCTCTTCTAGCCTGTTCCAGGACCTGTTCtcctcatagagagagagagggcctgttctccccatagagagagagggagaagcaagGACCTGTTTtccccatagagagagagagagaggagcaaggacCTGTTCtccccatagagagagagagaggagcaaggacCTGTTTTccccatagagagagaggagcaaggacCTGTTCTccccatagagagagaggagcaaggacCTGTTCtccccatagagagagagaggagcaaggacTTGTTCTCcccatagaaagagagagaggagcaaggacCTGTTCTccccatagagagagaggagcaaggacTTGTTCTCCccatagaaagagagggagaagcaaGGACCTGTTTTCCCCATAGAGAGAGGAGCGCAGACCGGTTCtccccatagagagagagagagaggagcgcggACCTGTTCtccccatagagagagagaggagcgcggACCTGTTCtccccatagagagagagaggagcgcggACCTGTTCTccccatagagagagaggagcgcgGACCTGTTCtccccatagagagagagagagaggagcaaggacCTGTTCTCcccatagatagagagagaggagcgcgGACCTGTTCtccccatagagagagagagaggacctgttctccccatagagagagagagaggacctgtTCTCCCCATAGAGAGAGGAGCAAGGACCTGTTCtccacatagagacagagagagaggagcaaggacCTGTTCTccccatagagagagaggagcaagtgCCTGTTCtccccatagagagagagagagagaggagcaaggacCTGTTCTccccatagagagagaggagcaaggacCTGTTCtccccatagagagagagagaggagcaaggacTTGTTCTCcccatagaaagagagagaggagcaaggacCTGTTCtccccatagagagagagagagagaagcaaggaCCTGTTAtacccatagagagagagagagaggagcaagggcCTGTTCtccccatagagagagagaggaacaaggacCTGTTCtcctcatagagagagagaggacctgtTCTCCCCATAGAGAGAGGAGCAAGGACCTGTTCTCctcatagagagatagagagaggaacaaggacCTGTTCtcctcatagagagagagagagagagagagaggacctgtTCTCCCcatagagagaggagcgaggaccTGTTctcccctcagagagagagaggagcaaggacCTGTTCtccccatagagagagagagcaaggaccTGTTCTCCCCAAGGACCTGttctccccagagagagagaggagcaaggacCTGTTCTccccatagagagagaggagcaaggaaATGTTCtccccttagagagagagagaggagcaaggacCTGTTctcccatagagagagagaagagcaaggaCCTGTTCtccccatagagagagagagaggagcaaggacCTGTTCtcccataaagagagagagaggagcaaggacCTGTTCtcccataaagagagagagaggagcaaggacCTGTTCtcctcatagagagagagagagaggagcaaggacCTGTTCTCctcatgaagagagagagaggagcaaggacCTGTTCtcctcatagagagagagagagaggagcaaggacCTGTTCtcctcatagagagagagagagaggagcaaggacCTGTTCTcctcatagagagagaggagcaaggacCTGTTCTCCCCATAGAGAGAGCAAGGACCTGGAGCAAGGACCTGTTCTCCTCATGTTCTcccataaaagagagagagaggagcaaggacCTGTTCTCctcatgaagagagagagaggagcaaggagagagagagagagaggagcaaggacCTGTTCtcctcatagagagagagagagaggagcaaggacCTGTTCtccccatagagagagagaagaagcaaGGACCTGTTCTCCCCATAGAGAGAGGAGCAAGGACCTGTTCTCCCCATAGAGAGAGGAGCAAGGACTTTtgaactctctcacacacacacacacacacacacacacacacacacacacacacacacacacacacacacacacacacacacacacacacacacagtgtctctaGTCTCCAGGGTGAACCACAGTTCTCCAGGTTGTACAACACACAGTGCTTGGTTTGTCAGTAGCTGATTGGGCCATGTTGGGGTATTTTGCATTGCTTTGAATCAGGGATTCTGAGGCAATGTGTGCATTTTTTATGCTTTGTGGTAATTAGTCATTAGGAATTGTATAGCTCATCTCATACTCCCAAACTCGGTCAATGTTTTACTGTAACTGGCAAACTGTATTGGATGGTGGACTGGTTTGTCATAAGCTGCCTACCACCGTCCCAGTCTCCCTTCCTCCCAGTCAGCTAACCAAATGaaactgtaaactctctctcCCTTAGACCGTATCCAGGAGAGCCTAACAGGTCAGCTAACCCAATGAACAGCAACAGGAAGGAGGACATGGAGATCTCGTCCCACTACCGGCAGCTCCTGCGGGAGCTCAGCGAGCAGCGGCAGCATGGCATCCTGTGTGACGCCTGTGTCATCGTGGAGGGGAAGATCTTCAAGGCCCACAAGAACGTCCTCTTGGGCTCCTCGCGTTACTTCAAGACCCTCTACTGCCAGGTGGGTGTGGGAGATCTGTGGAGATGTTTATGTACGTTGGTTGTGGAGGACTGGAAGTTGGCCTTAATCCCAGATCACAGTTAAGTGCTGCTGTCCCCTTTGCCTGCTCTATATggggttgattgattgattggttgctTGAATGACAGATTACCCTCATACTATGTTAAGCATGTTGAGTTTGTGAGAAGGCGGAACAAGCTTCCCGCTAACGTCGGGACAGTGGAGTCTTCAACCTTACCTCTTTAAAGAGTATCTTAAGTAAACCTCACGGCGCTTGTCTTTTCCTACTAACATTTCgctactttattgagggaaaATCTACTTACtacaactgtgatatgtggttgtctcacctagctactgTAAGATgaatgctctggataagagtgtctgctaaatgactaacatgtaaatgtGAAGGGCTACACAGTAACGACAGGTCACCAAACGTACTATTATTCATCATTCAGGTGAAGAAAGGGGCGGAGCCACATCACCAGACgactgtcactcacctggacatCGTCACGGCGACGGGCTTCAAGGCCATCCTGGACTTCATGTACTCGGCCCACCTGGCGCTGACCAGTAAAAACGTTATTGAGGTGATGTCAGCTGCCAGCTACCTGCAGATGACCGACATCGTCCAGGCCTGTCACGGCTTCATCAGGGCCGCGCTGGACATCAGTCTCCGCTCTGAACTGGCCGACGTCGAGATGGGGGCTGCCGCCGgcgctgggggagggggaggtggagcagGGGTGGCGTCAGAAGCCTTGGTGTCTATCATATCAGGACGAAGCTCCTCGCCCTGGCTGGGGAGGCGTACCAGCCCGGCCAACTCCTCTGGGGACTCCGCCATTGCCAGCTGCCATGAGGGTAGTGGCAGTACCTACGGGAAAGAGGACCAGGAACCACCCAAGAGCCACGAGAGCCAAGAGGACGGTGGTCACGACTCCCAGCCCGCCTGGCCACACAGCTACCGCCCCATCACTGTCAAAGAGGAACAAGTCTCACCCTCCTCCGTTTCTCACCCCCGGGATGGGCCCAATGTGGGCGCAGGGACACAGGGGGatcaggggggaggaggagaagggccgTGGCAGCCCTCTGGGTCTGGGCGGAGGAAGAACCGGAAGAACAAGGACACGGTCAGACACATTACCCAGCAGGccgagggggacagagacagcagGCCGGGGTCGCCGCTGCCCTCCATGATGGGCGTGACGGGGTGGAGCTACAATGGAAAAGACACCCCAGGTAGGACACTCTTACCCTGGGTACATGGgagggttacagagagagagtggtggagctGGTGGTCCCAGGTAGCTGAGCTTCATCCTCGGTACAGGACAAAGGAGGGCAGCTTGTGCTATATGCTTTGGTTGTTTCTACTTAATTCATATTTGGTAACATGATTATCTTATATCATTTTGAAAGGTAAAGCAAAAGGCacagagttgaagtcagaagtttacaagtcatttaaactcgttttcaaccactccacaaatgtcttgttaacaaaatatagttttggcaagtcagataagacatctactttttgcacgactcaagtcatttttccaacaattgttaacagacagaatatttcacttatatttcactgtatcacaattccagtgggtcagaagtttacatacactaagttgactgtgcctttaaacagcttggaaaattccagaaagttatgtcatggcttgagaagcttttgataggctaatcaacatcatttgagtcaattggaggtgtacctgtggatgtatttcaagacctatcttcaaactccgtgcctctttgcttgacatctgtacaaacaatagtacgtaagtataaacaccatgggacaacgcagacatcatcccgctcaggaaggagacgccttctgtctcctagagatgaacatactttggtgcgaaaagtgcaaatcaattccagaacaacagcaaaggaccttgtcaagatgctggaggaaacaggtacaaaagtatctatatccacagtaaaacaggtcctatatcgacataacctgaaaggcaactcagcaaggaagaagccactgctccaaaaccgccccaaaaaaagccagactatggtttgcaactgcacatggagacaaagatcgtactttttggagaaatgtcctctggtctgatgaaaaaaaaatagaactgtttgtccataatgaccatcattatgtttggaggaaaaagggggaggcttgcaagccgaagaacaccatcccaaccgtgaagcacgggggtggcagcatcgtgttgtggggttgcttttctgcaggagggactggtgcacttcacaaaatagatggcatcatgagggaggaaaattatgtggatatattgaagcaacatctcaaggcagtccggaagttaaagcttggtcgcaaatgggtcttccaaatgaacaatgaccccaagcataattccaaagttgtggcaaaatggcttaaggacaacaaagtcaaggtattggaatggccatcacaaagccctgacctcaatcttatagaaaatttgtgggcagaacttataaagtgtgtgcgagcaaggaggcctactaacctgactcagttacaccagctctgtcaggaggaatgggcccaacttattgtgggaagcttgtggaaggctacccgaaacgtttgacccaagttaaacaatttaaatgcaatgctaccatttttttatttatttcacctatattttaataatgtgtttatttttatttcacctttatttaaccaggtaggctagttgagaacaagttctcatttacaactgcgacctggccaagataaagcacagcagtttgacacatacaacaacacagagttacacatggaacaaacaaacatagtcaataatacagtagaaaaaaatactaattgagtgtatgtaaacttctgacccactgggaatgtgatgaaagaaattaaagctgaaataaataattctctctactattattctgacatttctcattcttaaaataaagtggtgatcctaactgacctaaaacagggaatttttacgaggattaaatttcaggaatttgGAAAAACTgagtaaaaatgtatttggttaaggtgtatgtaaacttccgacctcaactgtacaAAATGTTAGACAGTACAGATGAATTGCCTTAGATAACAAACCTCTTCCTAGGAACCTCCTGAGCCTTGGACATTTCGATAACTATGGGAGTGTTTAGATTCCTTTAGAGGGAACATTAAACCATtaggtgtgtgtctttctctcctttACTGCCATTGGCTGACGTCAGTAGGtacaagatgtgtgtgtgtgtgtctgacacagGCTGGCTTCGATAgttacaaggtgtgtgtgtgtgtgtggataggtaGATCATTAAAAGTGAGGGGAAGCTAATCATGGGTGCATTAAGGGAGTTGGCTGTGAAATGGGCACAAGCGTGGTAGCAGCTAAAGAAAACAGGGTAATTGAATTGACCTGGGTCAGCGCATGGATTATCAGCGCGTCCTCGCCATCCAGACTCTGGGGTTTAGGGAAGGACTTCtctgaagagggaggagggggagagacgaagaggagaaagacagggctGTGTGGGAGGAgtaggggggaaggagaggaacggGTGGCAAGttaggagagaagaggggggagggaaaagagagagggagggcagaagaGAGAAAAAAGTATGGGGCAAGGCTAAATCGGcgccggggagggagagaggtgagagagaggctagaaggaggagggagagtggggagaggtagggaagggattgagagggagggagggaggagtgaaggaCGGATCCGTATAAGCTTTTTATTAATTTACCTACTTAACTATAAATTGTCTTGAAGTCCgggacacataaccacacacacatacacatacacacacgcacacacacacacacacatgcccagtTTTGTACAAAGCAGAGTAAGGTTGCAGGGTTGGCATTACCTTGGAAATGTGCCTTGACTAAAGGTGACAGGAAGTGTCTGTTTGCCGGTAATGTATTTTGGCAGCGTTTGGCACTAGTGCAGCCAAACCCTGGCATTTACCTATCAGTGGTATTTTGCCTTCCATATTTTGTGAAAGGTTTTCGTTAGATCAGGCTGTCAGTAGCTGAATTGCTGTTTCCCCTGGCAGAGCTGGTCTTTGGATGTGTGAGAGTAGTGGTTTAGTTGAAGTCTTGTGTGCAGTAATGGGGTGTTGTCTTTCAGGGGTTGAGAGT
This window contains:
- the LOC112236722 gene encoding zinc finger and BTB domain-containing protein 46-like, whose product is MNSNRKEDMEISSHYRQLLRELSEQRQHGILCDACVIVEGKIFKAHKNVLLGSSRYFKTLYCQVKKGAEPHHQTTVTHLDIVTATGFKAILDFMYSAHLALTSKNVIEVMSAASYLQMTDIVQACHGFIRAALDISLRSELADVEMGAAAGAGGGGGGAGVASEALVSIISGRSSSPWLGRRTSPANSSGDSAIASCHEGSGSTYGKEDQEPPKSHESQEDGGHDSQPAWPHSYRPITVKEEQVSPSSVSHPRDGPNVGAGTQGDQGGGGEGPWQPSGSGRRKNRKNKDTVRHITQQAEGDRDSRPGSPLPSMMGVTGWSYNGKDTPGADVTEPNSSDSRGERLDFFLKQEESLAASEANFLGASGESDEAGGGTGGRTTPLVANLRAALMSKNSLLSLRAEMLGDDNPLLFEYLPKGGHSLSLNDFTVIRKKFKCPYCSFSAMHQCILKRHMRSHTGERPYPCEICGKKFTRREHMKRHTLVHSKDKKYVCKVCSRVFMSAASVGIKHGSRRHGVCADCSGRGMAALLDHNGEVGGDLSPEDELYPGDHHFPDDQTECDGDGEEEMMTEGDGEIIGEVDDKGRKWKDDSGMMTAGDGVMDNDKEESNDSEPERVQHNGSEKDFGWIS